CAAACAATAGTAGCAGCTCCTAAAATTCTCGGTGTGTTCCTTATAATTTTGCTTTTAGGCGGTTTTTCAATGAATACGTTAACGGATTATTTCAGGGAGTCTTCAAATATAGCTTTTAATATAATTCCTCATGATGAAGAAATGGTTTTACCGCCTTCAAATACCTATAGTCAGGGATCAAAAATATATGAAGAAGAATTTTACAGCGAGAAAAAGCCTCAAATAAAGGAAATCATGAAAAATCCCGGAAAAATTCCTTATTCAGAACAAAAACTTAAAGAATCTTATATAAAAACGTCAAAAAGTTAGTTCGGGTTATTAATCGAAATAATTAAAAAGCAGAAAAAGGTTTAATATGATTCAAAATATTAATAAAAAACATAAAGGAATAAAAAATATTTTATTATTTTTGACAATCCCTGTATTGTTTTTCGCCTTTTTATTCTCATTGAAAAGTTTTGCATCACCTGCATTAAAAGACTTGCCGCCATGTATTCAGGCAAAACCTGAGCTTCATTCTTTTATCCCTACTTTGCAAATTAATAAAGAATTGACTCTGTCGCTTAGTACTCCTCATCTTCTGACATTTGACGAAAAAATTGTTCGTTATAAATTTGAAAACGAAAAAGATTTTAAGGCGGAAATTCTTTCAAATATCTTTAATCCCAGACAGGAATTGCTTATTAAACCTCTAAAAAGCCTGAATAACAATTTAACTGTATGGACTGAATCTAAAATTTATAATATCAAGATTGTATTTGAACAAAATCAAGAATTGGCAACTCATGAAAACTCAATAAATAAAACACCTGTTTTGTCTGAAGATACGTCAGGAATGATTGATTTTGAGCTGGATAGTCCGCCTGAAATCAAGAAAAGTAATTAATAAAGAGAACAATCATAATGGATAGTTTTATCGCACTTTTAAACCAAATACCTGATTTCAGCAAATATTGCGATGCAGGAATGCTTATTTTTGCGAGAGTTTTAGCGTTTTTATTGAATGCACCTGTTTTTGATCGTAAAGATATTCCGATGCTTTTAAAATTGGGTTTTGCTTTGTTGTTTACTTTTTGTTTTATTGGTATAGCAGGTAATGTTGCTACACCTAATAACGCTTCTTATAGTGTCTGTATAATTTTAAATATTGTGTTCGGCGCTCTTGTCGGTTTTGTAGCCAAAACTATTTTTCAAACAATAGAAGCAGCCGGAGAAATAGTTAATATGCAAATGGGATTACAGTCTGCGATGATGTTTGATCCCAATGCAAAAGCCCAAATATCTGTTGTAGGAAAACTTTTTATGAACCTGGGTACAGTAATTTATATAGAAATAGGCGGTTTGTATTGGCTTTTCAGCGCTTTTAAGCGGGGGTTTGAAATTTTCCCGCTATATGCAACCAGTATTCCTCTGGATAAATTTGTAAATATTGATTATATTATAATGCTAACAGGAAATTTGTTGTTTATAGGGCTGCAAATAGCTTCTCCTATTCTTTTAGTAACA
The bacterium genome window above contains:
- a CDS encoding flagellar biosynthetic protein FliQ, with amino-acid sequence MDLLMEHLGKGIVVMLMLSMPSVLVAAGIGLVIGILQAVTQVQEQTIVAAPKILGVFLIILLLGGFSMNTLTDYFRESSNIAFNIIPHDEEMVLPPSNTYSQGSKIYEEEFYSEKKPQIKEIMKNPGKIPYSEQKLKESYIKTSKS
- a CDS encoding flagellar biosynthetic protein FliR gives rise to the protein MDSFIALLNQIPDFSKYCDAGMLIFARVLAFLLNAPVFDRKDIPMLLKLGFALLFTFCFIGIAGNVATPNNASYSVCIILNIVFGALVGFVAKTIFQTIEAAGEIVNMQMGLQSAMMFDPNAKAQISVVGKLFMNLGTVIYIEIGGLYWLFSAFKRGFEIFPLYATSIPLDKFVNIDYIIMLTGNLLFIGLQIASPILLVTLAQDIILGIISKTAPQINVFQLSFAFKPVVGAAILVIILPLLINSITDFLVYYQKIF